The Bradyrhizobium sp. CCBAU 051011 DNA segment CGGGCAGACCGCCCGCCTTTCCGGCTGGTGCCATCGCATCCGCGACCATGGCGGCGTGCTGTTTATCGACCTGCGCGACCACTACGGCATCACCCAATGCGTGGCCGACCCGGATTCGCCGGCGTTCAAGGAAGTGGAAAAGTTCCGCTCGGAATGGGTGGTGCGGATCGACGGCAAGGTGCGCAAGCGTCCCGAGGGTACCGATAATCCGGAACTGCCGACCGGCGCGGTGGAAGTTTACGTCAGCGAGATCGAGGTGCTGGGACCTGCCGGCGAACTGCCGCTGCCGGTGTTCGGCGAGCAGGAATACCCTGAAGACATCAGGCTCAAGTACCGCTTCCTCGACCTCCGCCGCGAGAAGCTGCACCAGAACATCATGACCCGCGGCGCCATCGTCGATTCCATGCGCAAGCGGATGAAGGAGCAGGGCTTCTTCGAGTTCCAGACCCCGATCCTGACGGCGTCCTCGCCGGAAGGCGCGCGCGACTTCCTGGTGCCGTCGCGCATTCATCCCGGCAAGTTCTATGCGCTGCCGCAGGCGCCGCAGCAGTACAAGCAGCTCCTGATGATGTCGGGCTTCGACCGCTACTTCCAGATCGCGCCCTGCTTCCGCGACGAGGACCCGCGCGCCGACCGCCTGCCGGGCGAGTTCTACCAGCTCGATGTCGAGATGAGCTTCGTCACGCAGGAGGACGTGTTTGCGGCGATGGAGCCTGTTGTCACCGGTGTGTTCGAGGAGTTTGCCAAGGGCAAGCCGGTCACCAAAGGCTGGCCGCGGATTCCGTTTGCGGAAGCCCTGCGCAAATACGGCACCGACAAGCCGGACCTGCGCAACCCGATCGTGATGCAGGACGTCTCCGAGCACTTCCGCGGCTCTGGTTTCAAGGTGTTCGCGCGGATGCTGGAAGACCCGAAGAACCAGGTCTGGGCGATCCCCGGACCTACGGGCGGCAGCCGCGCCTTCTGCGACCGCATGAATTCGTGGGCGCAAGGCGAGGGACAGCCAGGCCTCGGCTACATCATGTGGCGCGAGGGCGGCGAAGGTGCGGGCCCGCTTGCCAACAACATCGGCGCGGAGCGGACGGCGGCGATTCGTGCGCAGCTCGGCTTGAAGGAGGGCGATGCGGCGTTCTTCGTCGCCGGCGATCCGGAAAAATTCTGGAAGTTTTCAGGCCTCGCCCGCACCAAGGTGGGCGAGGAATTGAACCTGATTGACAAGGACCGGTTCGAGCTCGCCTGGATCGTCGACT contains these protein-coding regions:
- the aspS gene encoding aspartate--tRNA ligase; translation: MHRYRSHTCGALRDSDIGQTARLSGWCHRIRDHGGVLFIDLRDHYGITQCVADPDSPAFKEVEKFRSEWVVRIDGKVRKRPEGTDNPELPTGAVEVYVSEIEVLGPAGELPLPVFGEQEYPEDIRLKYRFLDLRREKLHQNIMTRGAIVDSMRKRMKEQGFFEFQTPILTASSPEGARDFLVPSRIHPGKFYALPQAPQQYKQLLMMSGFDRYFQIAPCFRDEDPRADRLPGEFYQLDVEMSFVTQEDVFAAMEPVVTGVFEEFAKGKPVTKGWPRIPFAEALRKYGTDKPDLRNPIVMQDVSEHFRGSGFKVFARMLEDPKNQVWAIPGPTGGSRAFCDRMNSWAQGEGQPGLGYIMWREGGEGAGPLANNIGAERTAAIRAQLGLKEGDAAFFVAGDPEKFWKFSGLARTKVGEELNLIDKDRFELAWIVDFPMYEYNEEDKKVDFSHNPFSMPQGGLDALKGQDPLTIKAFQYDITCNGYEIASGGIRNHKPEAMVKAFEIAGYGEKDVVERFGGMYRAFQYGAPPHGGMAAGVDRIVMLLCGTTNLREISLFPMNQQAVDLLMGAPSEVTTKQLRELHIRLNLPDK